One genomic segment of Candidatus Omnitrophota bacterium includes these proteins:
- a CDS encoding arginine decarboxylase, pyruvoyl-dependent has protein sequence MPRSKLLVPRKIFFTKGVGSHKEELRSFELALRDAGIEKCNLVTVSSILPPGCQTISRNEGLKELIPGMLTFVVMSRCSSNEPHRLIAASTGVAIPGDPNAYGYLSEHHAFGETEKVAGDYAEDLAAAMLASTLGIEFDEDKSWDENKEEYRIGSDKVVRTTNITQSTVISANGLYSTVLAAAVFLF, from the coding sequence ATGCCAAGAAGTAAACTGCTTGTCCCGAGAAAAATATTCTTTACTAAAGGCGTGGGTTCGCATAAGGAAGAGCTGCGTTCTTTCGAGCTCGCGCTTCGCGATGCCGGTATAGAAAAATGCAACCTTGTAACCGTCTCAAGCATACTTCCTCCGGGATGCCAGACCATATCCAGGAACGAAGGGCTTAAAGAATTGATCCCGGGGATGCTGACATTTGTCGTGATGTCGAGATGCTCCAGTAACGAGCCGCACCGGCTTATAGCGGCCTCTACCGGCGTAGCGATTCCGGGCGATCCCAACGCTTACGGCTATCTTAGCGAGCACCACGCATTTGGTGAGACGGAAAAGGTCGCGGGAGATTATGCGGAAGACCTCGCGGCGGCGATGTTGGCGTCAACGCTCGGTATAGAATTTGACGAAGACAAGAGCTGGGACGAGAACAAGGAAGAGTACAGGATCGGCAGCGACAAAGTGGTCCGCACCACCAATATAACCCAGTCCACGGTCATAAGCGCCAACGGCCTATATTCCACCGTCTTAGCGGCCGCCGTGTTTTTGTTTTAA